One window from the genome of Moorena sp. SIOASIH encodes:
- a CDS encoding N-acetylmannosamine-6-phosphate 2-epimerase, producing the protein MAANSLNSIRHSLIVSCQAPRDSPLHHPLVIAAMAQASMNQGASGVRIDTPDHVAAVRSQCPTAPIIGLWKQQLPESEVYITPQFHHAKAIASAGADIIAIDATLRERPGGETVQGLIKQIHDTLGKPVMADVDTLESAIAAQAAGVDLVGTTLYGYTAQTSHLSPPGFGLLSQLVKHLDIPAICEGGIATPEMAQTALELGAYAVVVGTAITGIDLQVKAFVE; encoded by the coding sequence ATGGCAGCTAATTCTCTCAATTCAATTCGTCATAGTCTAATTGTTTCTTGTCAGGCACCCCGTGACTCACCCCTGCACCACCCCCTAGTGATTGCCGCCATGGCACAAGCTTCTATGAATCAGGGGGCATCGGGTGTGCGTATTGATACACCTGACCATGTGGCAGCTGTGCGTAGTCAATGTCCCACTGCTCCAATTATTGGCTTGTGGAAGCAACAGTTACCGGAGTCTGAGGTTTATATTACTCCCCAGTTTCACCATGCTAAAGCGATCGCATCCGCTGGTGCTGATATTATTGCCATTGATGCCACCTTACGGGAACGTCCTGGAGGGGAAACAGTTCAAGGTTTAATTAAGCAGATTCACGATACACTGGGTAAACCGGTGATGGCAGATGTGGATACCCTTGAGAGTGCGATCGCAGCACAAGCCGCTGGTGTGGATTTAGTTGGTACTACCCTCTATGGCTACACTGCTCAAACTAGCCATCTTTCTCCTCCCGGCTTTGGCCTACTCAGCCAGTTGGTGAAGCATCTAGATATCCCAGCCATTTGCGAAGGAGGTATTGCCACCCCCGAGATGGCTCAAACTGCGCTAGAATTGGGAGCCTATGCGGTTGTTGTCGGCACTGCGATTACTGGTATTGATTTGCAAGTTAAGGCTTTCGTAGAGTAA
- a CDS encoding LCP family protein, with protein MPVQRTYRKRRVVRRPTRPVRRKKVKVKRGNLLWLWLGFTAVAMSSAAAGAILAVSLASTPLLQSELTPDEKSVFNQEETISSNTMHLPELTRPVNILFLGIKVLTSDLKQPPEVDLGYHALVNSLEGLSDTMLLLRFDPDGEKVKVLSMPRDTQTRIEKHGKIKLNAANYFGGPALTAKAVSDLLDDVPIDRYIRVNVQGVEKLVDALGGVTVYIPKDMKYTDHSQHLYINLKKGRQHLDGNKAMQFLRFRYDKYGDIGRVQRQQMLMRALVEQALKPSTIARIPQILSVIQSHIDTNLSVEELVALAGFATKTKRANVQMLMLPGRFSNDGKKKVSYWLPNHRSIQQMVAQHFGQGYTYYSNANSTSLRIAIQYTTDSSEVPKAMLRKLNQAGYKNVRIDQKLSREPLRTTRIIAQQGDDESAGTIRNYLGFGEVRVESTGAFSSDITIQLGQDWLQKLGSQQQDRFSSF; from the coding sequence GTGCCAGTTCAAAGAACTTATCGAAAACGCCGTGTAGTGAGAAGACCTACTCGCCCCGTTCGCAGAAAAAAGGTAAAAGTCAAGCGAGGGAATTTGCTCTGGCTTTGGCTAGGTTTTACCGCAGTGGCAATGTCATCTGCGGCAGCAGGTGCAATACTAGCTGTATCCCTGGCAAGTACCCCTTTGCTGCAAAGTGAACTGACTCCGGACGAGAAATCTGTATTTAACCAAGAGGAAACCATCTCCAGCAACACCATGCACTTGCCGGAGTTGACTCGACCAGTTAATATCTTATTTCTTGGTATCAAAGTCCTAACCTCTGATCTCAAGCAACCCCCAGAAGTAGACCTGGGATACCACGCTCTGGTCAATTCCTTAGAGGGTTTGTCAGATACCATGCTCCTGCTACGGTTTGACCCAGACGGGGAAAAAGTCAAAGTGCTGTCCATGCCTCGTGATACTCAAACTCGTATTGAGAAACATGGTAAAATTAAGCTCAATGCTGCCAATTATTTTGGCGGACCTGCACTCACAGCGAAGGCGGTCAGCGATCTTCTTGATGATGTGCCCATTGACCGTTATATCCGAGTAAACGTTCAGGGTGTGGAAAAACTGGTGGATGCCTTGGGAGGAGTTACGGTCTATATTCCCAAAGACATGAAGTACACCGACCACTCTCAACACCTTTATATCAACCTCAAAAAAGGTAGACAGCACCTGGATGGTAATAAAGCGATGCAGTTCCTGCGCTTTCGCTATGACAAGTATGGGGATATTGGTCGAGTGCAGCGGCAACAAATGCTGATGAGGGCTTTGGTAGAACAGGCACTAAAACCTAGCACTATCGCACGAATCCCACAAATCCTCTCAGTTATTCAGTCCCACATTGACACCAACTTAAGTGTAGAAGAGCTAGTGGCATTAGCGGGTTTTGCCACCAAGACTAAACGAGCCAATGTCCAAATGCTAATGCTGCCTGGTCGATTTAGTAACGATGGCAAGAAAAAAGTCAGTTACTGGTTGCCAAACCACCGCAGCATCCAGCAGATGGTGGCTCAGCACTTTGGTCAAGGCTATACCTATTACTCCAATGCCAACTCCACATCCCTGCGGATTGCCATTCAATACACTACAGATTCTTCTGAAGTCCCTAAGGCTATGCTCCGGAAACTTAACCAAGCTGGCTACAAGAATGTTCGTATTGATCAGAAATTGTCTAGGGAACCATTGCGCACCACTCGCATTATTGCCCAACAGGGAGACGATGAAAGTGCTGGCACTATCCGTAACTATTTGGGATTTGGGGAAGTGCGGGTGGAAAGCACCGGTGCTTTTTCCTCAGATATTACCATTCAGTTAGGTCAAGACTGGCTACAGAAACTGGGTTCTCAACAACAGGATAGGTTTTCCAGCTTCTAG